The genomic DNA CGCGTACTCGAGCACCAGGTCCTCGGCCTGCACCCGGGACCGCACATAGGCCGTCAGCGCGCCGCGGTCGATGGCGTCGGCCTCGGTGGCCACCCGTCCGCGCTTGCGGCCCACCGTGGCGTAGCTGCTGGTGAACACGAACTTCTGCAGCGAGGCAGCCACCGCCACGTCGAGCACCCCGCGCAACCCCTCGACGTTGGTGCGGAACAACGGTGCCGGATCGCGCAGCCAGGCGCGGGTGTCCACCACGCAGTAGTACACGACATCGCAGCCGTCCATGGCGGTGCGCACGGTGTCGAGATCGAAGATGTCGCCGACGAACCGGGTGACCGGGAGATCGTCGATGGCGACGGTGTTGGCGGTGGCCCGGACCATGACACGCACGTCGTCGCCGCGCTCGACCAGCTTGCGGGTGACGTGCGAGCCGAGGAATCCGTTGGCACCGATGACCAGAGCGGTCATGAGTGTCTCTCGAACCACGCCGCCGCCTCGTCGTCAAGGGTGCCCAGCTCACGCGCCTTGCGGCACCACTTCAGGCTGGCCTTGACGAACCGCAGCGGGTTGTAGATGTCCTCCTGACGACACCACCTGCCGTCGCCGGCGTAGGTGACGATCGAGATGTTGGTGGCGCTGATGACGGTGCCGTCGCCCGGGTCGCGCATCGGGTTGTCCAGTTCGCAGATCACCCGGCCGGTGGGCTCGTCGTACACGGTCCACAACGAGGGGAACGACGTCATGTAGCTGCCCGGGAAGACCGTCATGGTGCGGTAGATCCACTCGCGCACCTGCTCGCGACCGTGCATGGTG from Mycolicibacterium tokaiense includes the following:
- a CDS encoding nuclear transport factor 2 family protein encodes the protein MEAVSSLFTRDELRAAFAEFEKTVDQAARTQDWDAWVAHYTDDVTYVEHAAGTMHGREQVREWIYRTMTVFPGSYMTSFPSLWTVYDEPTGRVICELDNPMRDPGDGTVISATNISIVTYAGDGRWCRQEDIYNPLRFVKASLKWCRKARELGTLDDEAAAWFERHS